The following coding sequences are from one Mycolicibacterium aichiense window:
- a CDS encoding polyketide cyclase → MTEILIVSTTIDAPAAAVFGVLADPSTHQDIDGTGWVREPLDDGRALTEAGQIFRIAMYHDNHPDKHYEMANQVTVLEPDRAIGWAPGGLADDGTIELGGWTWRYDLEPLGDEQTRVTLTYDWSGATPEIRKNIVFPPFPISHLDNSLTNLGKLAIDRG, encoded by the coding sequence ATGACCGAAATTCTGATTGTCTCCACCACCATCGACGCACCCGCGGCCGCCGTATTCGGAGTGCTTGCCGATCCGAGCACTCACCAGGACATCGACGGCACCGGCTGGGTTCGGGAACCGTTGGACGACGGCCGGGCCCTGACCGAAGCCGGACAGATCTTCCGGATCGCGATGTACCACGACAACCATCCCGACAAGCACTACGAGATGGCCAACCAGGTCACCGTGCTCGAACCCGACCGGGCGATCGGGTGGGCGCCCGGCGGGCTGGCCGACGACGGCACTATCGAACTCGGCGGCTGGACATGGCGTTACGACCTCGAGCCCCTCGGCGACGAGCAGACTCGGGTCACCCTGACCTACGACTGGTCGGGTGCCACCCCGGAAATCCGGAAGAACATCGTCTTCCCGCCGTTTCCGATCTCGCACCTTGATAATTCGCTGACGAATCTGGGCAAGCTGGCCATCGACCGGGGATGA
- a CDS encoding HAD-IIA family hydrolase: MAIGGVLFDIDGVLVTSWTPIPGAAEALAVLADHQIARSYLTNTTTRTRSQIAAALCAAGMDVRPDEVITAAALTADYVRANYPDARCLLVNNGQITDDMPGIDIVESGVDDGADFEAPDVILLGGAGPEYSHRTLSRVYEWMAQGVPVVAMHRSTAWTTAEGLRIDTGMYLIGMEETSGRKATGVGKPAPAGFLASAARLGVDPDEMYMVGDDLNNDVLAAQVVGMTGVLVRTGKFRQDTLDRWAADEFAMQPNHVIDSVAVLPELLGL, from the coding sequence ATGGCTATCGGTGGGGTGCTGTTCGACATCGACGGTGTCCTGGTGACCTCGTGGACGCCGATCCCCGGGGCCGCCGAAGCGCTGGCGGTTCTGGCCGACCATCAGATCGCGCGGTCCTACCTGACCAACACCACCACGCGCACCCGCAGCCAGATCGCGGCGGCACTGTGCGCTGCCGGAATGGACGTCCGGCCCGACGAGGTGATCACCGCGGCGGCGCTGACCGCCGACTACGTCCGGGCCAACTACCCCGATGCGCGCTGTCTGCTGGTCAACAACGGCCAGATCACCGACGACATGCCGGGCATCGACATCGTCGAATCCGGGGTGGATGACGGTGCGGATTTCGAGGCGCCCGACGTCATCCTGCTCGGCGGCGCCGGTCCGGAGTACAGCCACCGCACGCTGAGCCGGGTGTACGAATGGATGGCCCAGGGGGTACCGGTGGTGGCCATGCATCGCAGCACCGCGTGGACCACCGCCGAAGGTCTGCGCATCGACACCGGCATGTACCTGATCGGTATGGAGGAGACCTCCGGGCGCAAGGCCACCGGTGTCGGCAAGCCCGCGCCCGCAGGCTTTCTGGCCTCCGCGGCCCGCCTCGGCGTCGACCCCGATGAGATGTACATGGTCGGCGACGACCTCAACAACGACGTGCTGGCCGCCCAGGTGGTCGGGATGACCGGCGTGCTGGTGCGCACCGGCAAGTTTCGCCAGGACACCCTGGACCGTTGGGCTGCAGACGAATTTGCGATGCAGCCCAACCACGTCATCGACTCCGTCGCCGTGCTGCCGGAGTTGCTCGGGTTGTAG
- a CDS encoding SDR family NAD(P)-dependent oxidoreductase has translation MSAQKWTEADVPDQSGRIAIVTGSNTGLGFDTARVLAQHGAQVVMAVRDTAKGEAAAAEIRRAAPTAEVTVHKLDLGSLASVRDAAAELGSAYPRIDLLINNAGVMYPPKQTTADGFELQFGTNHLGHFALTGLLLDKLLPVDGSRVVVVASVAHNIRAKIAFDDLQWERRRYERVASYGQSKLANLMFAYELQRRLTAAGAKTIAVAAHPGVSDTELIRHVPGSSLPGVKLISGLLLNSAEMGALATLRAATDPSVTGGQYYGPDGFRELRGYPKLVSSSNQSHDRNVQQRLWAVSEELTGVKFPV, from the coding sequence ATGAGCGCACAAAAGTGGACCGAGGCGGACGTCCCCGATCAGAGCGGACGCATTGCGATCGTGACCGGCTCCAATACGGGGCTCGGATTCGACACGGCCCGGGTGCTGGCACAGCACGGGGCCCAGGTGGTGATGGCGGTGCGCGATACCGCCAAGGGTGAGGCCGCGGCAGCCGAGATCCGGCGAGCCGCACCCACGGCCGAGGTGACGGTGCACAAGCTGGATCTGGGCTCGCTGGCGTCGGTGCGGGACGCCGCGGCCGAGCTGGGCAGCGCCTATCCCCGGATCGATCTGCTCATCAACAACGCCGGGGTGATGTATCCGCCGAAGCAGACCACGGCCGACGGATTCGAATTGCAGTTCGGCACAAACCATCTGGGCCATTTCGCGCTCACCGGGCTGTTGCTGGACAAGCTGCTGCCGGTTGACGGATCACGGGTGGTCGTGGTGGCCAGCGTCGCGCACAACATCCGCGCCAAGATCGCGTTCGACGACCTGCAGTGGGAGCGCCGCCGCTATGAGCGCGTCGCCTCCTACGGGCAGTCGAAGCTGGCCAATCTGATGTTCGCCTATGAACTGCAGCGGCGCCTCACCGCGGCCGGCGCGAAAACGATTGCCGTAGCGGCACACCCGGGTGTCTCGGACACCGAGCTGATCCGCCACGTCCCGGGCAGCTCGCTTCCCGGTGTCAAGCTCATCAGCGGGCTGCTGTTGAACAGCGCGGAGATGGGTGCGCTGGCCACACTGCGGGCCGCCACTGACCCGTCGGTCACCGGAGGGCAGTACTACGGGCCCGACGGTTTCCGTGAGCTGCGCGGCTACCCCAAGCTGGTGAGCTCCAGCAATCAGTCCCACGATCGCAACGTCCAGCAGCGACTCTGGGCGGTGTCCGAGGAGCTGACCGGCGTGAAATTCCCCGTCTGA
- the glp gene encoding gephyrin-like molybdotransferase Glp, giving the protein MRTVEEHQRVVADLITARPAATVELADAEGLVLAADVAAPMSLPVFDNSAMDGYAVHVEDVAGASENSPITLPVAEDIPAGRVDTLTLAAGTSHRIMTGAPLPAGATAVVPVEATDAGIDTVEIRIAAKPGQHVRHAGEDVTAGTTVLRAGQLVTPAALGLAAALGLGSLTVQPRLRVLVMSTGSELVSAGTELRPGQIYESNAIMLAAAVREAGADVVATPTSSDDVNQFSTVLEGFAGQADLIITTGGVSAGAYEVVKDAFGAGAVDFVKVAMQPGMPQGAGRANGTSIVTLPGNPVSALVSFEVFVRPALRAAMGLANPNRPRRTAVLADNLTSPKGKRQFRRGVYDAEAGTVTTYGPPASHHLRWLASANCLLEIAEDVTEVAAGERVQLWDLS; this is encoded by the coding sequence ATGCGCACTGTCGAGGAGCATCAGCGGGTCGTCGCCGATCTGATCACCGCGCGCCCGGCGGCGACGGTGGAGCTGGCAGACGCCGAGGGCCTGGTTCTCGCGGCCGACGTGGCGGCCCCGATGTCGCTGCCGGTGTTCGACAACTCGGCGATGGACGGCTACGCGGTTCACGTCGAGGACGTTGCCGGAGCCTCCGAGAACAGTCCGATCACATTGCCTGTCGCCGAGGACATTCCGGCTGGCCGCGTTGACACCTTGACGTTGGCGGCGGGCACCTCGCACCGGATCATGACGGGCGCACCGCTGCCCGCCGGTGCGACCGCAGTGGTGCCGGTCGAGGCCACCGATGCCGGTATCGACACCGTCGAGATCCGCATCGCTGCCAAACCCGGCCAGCATGTGCGGCACGCCGGAGAAGATGTGACAGCCGGGACCACGGTGCTGCGCGCCGGCCAGCTGGTGACCCCCGCGGCACTGGGGCTGGCCGCCGCCCTGGGCCTGGGCTCGTTGACGGTGCAGCCGCGGCTGCGGGTCCTGGTGATGTCGACGGGTTCTGAGCTGGTCTCGGCAGGCACCGAGCTGCGGCCCGGCCAGATCTACGAGTCGAACGCGATCATGCTGGCCGCCGCGGTCCGCGAGGCCGGCGCCGACGTGGTCGCGACACCGACGTCGAGCGATGACGTCAACCAGTTCAGCACCGTATTGGAGGGCTTCGCCGGGCAGGCCGATCTGATCATCACCACCGGCGGCGTGAGCGCCGGCGCGTACGAGGTCGTGAAGGATGCGTTCGGCGCGGGCGCGGTGGACTTCGTCAAGGTTGCGATGCAGCCGGGTATGCCGCAGGGCGCCGGGCGGGCAAACGGCACGTCGATCGTCACGCTGCCGGGCAACCCGGTGAGTGCGCTGGTCTCCTTCGAGGTTTTCGTCCGACCCGCACTGCGCGCGGCGATGGGCCTGGCCAACCCGAACCGGCCGCGGCGCACCGCCGTGCTGGCCGACAACCTGACATCGCCGAAGGGCAAGCGCCAGTTCCGGCGCGGTGTCTACGACGCCGAGGCGGGCACCGTCACGACCTATGGGCCGCCGGCATCGCACCATCTTCGCTGGCTGGCGTCGGCGAACTGCCTTCTGGAGATCGCCGAGGACGTCACCGAGGTGGCCGCCGGCGAGCGGGTCCAACTCTGGGACCTGTCCTAG
- a CDS encoding phosphatidylserine decarboxylase — translation MARRPRTAEDTMKSGPQRLVALVRSSIPPVHPAGLPFIAAGLAVAGVGRKNRWLRRAGLTAAAANAGFFRHPPRTPPSRPGVVVAPADGLICLVEEVEPPAELGLPPGPRPRISIFLSLLDAHVQRIPVGGQVLAVEFRPGRFHSAELAAASEDNERNSVLIHTPDGQDVVVVQIAGLLARRIVCDLHPGDQVAIGDTYGLIRFGSRLDTYLPAGSEILVEPGQRTLAGETVLAQLP, via the coding sequence ATGGCCAGACGCCCCCGCACCGCGGAAGACACCATGAAGTCCGGCCCCCAGCGGCTGGTCGCGCTGGTGCGTTCCTCCATTCCCCCTGTTCACCCCGCCGGCCTGCCGTTCATCGCGGCGGGCCTGGCGGTGGCCGGCGTCGGCCGAAAGAACCGCTGGCTGCGCCGCGCGGGCCTGACCGCCGCCGCCGCCAACGCCGGTTTCTTCCGGCATCCGCCGCGGACTCCCCCGAGCCGCCCCGGCGTGGTGGTGGCCCCGGCCGACGGATTGATCTGTCTGGTCGAAGAGGTCGAACCGCCCGCGGAACTGGGTCTGCCGCCCGGGCCGCGGCCACGGATCAGCATCTTCCTGTCGCTGCTCGACGCTCATGTGCAGCGGATTCCGGTCGGCGGCCAGGTGCTGGCCGTGGAATTCCGGCCCGGCCGTTTCCATTCGGCTGAACTGGCGGCGGCCAGCGAGGACAACGAGCGCAACAGCGTGCTGATCCACACACCGGACGGACAGGATGTGGTGGTCGTGCAGATCGCCGGCCTGCTGGCGCGCCGGATCGTCTGCGATCTGCACCCCGGAGACCAGGTCGCCATCGGCGACACCTATGGACTGATCCGATTCGGCTCGCGGTTGGACACCTACCTGCCTGCCGGCTCGGAGATCCTGGTCGAACCCGGTCAGCGCACGCTGGCCGGCGAGACGGTGTTGGCGCAGCTGCCGTGA
- a CDS encoding CDP-alcohol phosphatidyltransferase family protein, producing MRILPSATTVLAICAGLTSIKFALDGRPHIALALIGAAAVLDGIDGGIARALDAQSRMGAEIDSLADAVNFGVAPALVVYVTLLPTSPVGWIFALLYAVCIVLRLARFNALLDDDTRPAYTREYFTGMPAPCGAVGVIGPLAAMLQFGHGWWTSPWFVCFWFAANATLLISRVPTLALKAVKMPPNAAPILLILIAAAAAALLLFPYILVLLIIAGYLVIIPFTIRSQRWVAARPEAWNDAPKQRRAARRADRRGQPNRRSTRLGLRKPGR from the coding sequence ATGCGCATTCTGCCCAGCGCGACGACGGTGCTGGCCATCTGTGCGGGGCTGACTTCGATCAAGTTCGCGCTGGACGGCCGGCCGCACATCGCGCTGGCCCTGATTGGTGCTGCGGCGGTGCTCGACGGCATCGACGGCGGCATCGCGCGGGCCCTGGACGCTCAGTCGCGGATGGGCGCCGAGATCGACTCGCTGGCCGACGCGGTGAACTTCGGTGTCGCGCCGGCGCTGGTGGTCTATGTGACGCTGTTGCCCACCTCGCCGGTCGGCTGGATCTTCGCGTTGCTCTACGCAGTGTGCATCGTGCTGCGGCTGGCCCGATTCAACGCACTGCTCGACGACGACACCCGACCCGCCTACACCCGCGAGTACTTCACCGGTATGCCTGCACCGTGCGGTGCGGTCGGCGTGATCGGACCGCTCGCCGCGATGCTGCAGTTCGGCCACGGCTGGTGGACCTCGCCGTGGTTTGTCTGCTTCTGGTTCGCCGCCAACGCCACCCTGCTGATCAGTCGGGTGCCCACGCTGGCGCTCAAGGCTGTGAAGATGCCGCCGAACGCCGCGCCGATCCTGCTGATCCTGATCGCTGCCGCCGCGGCGGCGCTGCTGCTGTTCCCGTACATCCTGGTCCTGCTGATCATCGCGGGCTACCTGGTCATAATCCCGTTCACCATCCGCAGCCAACGCTGGGTCGCCGCGCGGCCGGAGGCATGGAACGACGCACCCAAACAACGGCGCGCGGCGCGGCGCGCGGATCGCCGTGGCCAGCCGAATCGCCGGTCGACCCGCCTCGGCCTGCGCAAGCCCGGTCGCTGA
- a CDS encoding AAA family ATPase has translation MAPSNLALTARLNTSALDSRRGVVRLHPEALAALGIREWDAVSLTGSRTTSAVAGIAPADVPAGTALLDDVTLSNAGLRQDTTVLVAPVTVYGARSVTLRGSTLATQSVSSATLRQALLGKVMTVGDTVSLLPRDLGPGTSTTQASSALTSSVGITWTSELLTVTGTDPAGPVSVQPNSSVTWGDGLTPAAGASGPTAAVSQPTTWPEAPAVSIDDLKGQHVQAGRLTEWLKLALDQPELLEKLGAKPNLGVLVTGPAGVGKATLVRAVCAGRRLVELDGPDTGALAAQDRQRAVADAVATVTNGGGVLLITDIDALLPAPAEPVSAMILTELRKAVVAPGVVLVATSQQPDAADPRLRAPDLCDRELGLSLPDGATRKALLEVLLRDVPAGSLTLDEIADRTPGFVRADLAALVREAALRAAARASEDGKPPALTQDDLTGALSVIRPLSRSATEEVSVGSVTLDDVGDMVEVKQALTEAVLWPLQHPDTFARLGVEPPRGVLLYGPPGCGKTFVVRALASSGRLSVHAVKGAELMDKWVGSSEKAVRELFRRARDSAPSLVFLDEIDALAPRRGQSFDSGVTDRVVAALLTELDGIEPLRDVVVLGATNRPDLIDPALLRPGRLEKLVFVEPPDADARREILRTAGKSVPLSSDVDLDALAGELDGYSAADCVALLREAALTAMRRSIDAADVTAADVARARETVRPSLDAAQVESLREFSER, from the coding sequence ATGGCGCCGTCCAACCTGGCGCTGACCGCACGGTTGAACACCTCCGCGCTGGACTCCCGGCGCGGTGTGGTGCGGCTGCATCCGGAGGCTCTCGCCGCGCTCGGCATCCGCGAGTGGGATGCGGTGTCGCTCACCGGCTCCCGAACCACCTCCGCAGTCGCCGGGATCGCGCCGGCAGATGTCCCGGCCGGCACCGCGCTACTGGACGACGTGACGCTGTCCAACGCCGGCCTGCGCCAGGACACCACCGTGCTGGTCGCCCCGGTCACCGTGTATGGCGCACGGTCGGTCACATTGCGCGGCTCCACGCTGGCCACCCAGTCGGTCTCGTCGGCGACATTGCGCCAGGCGCTGCTCGGCAAGGTGATGACCGTCGGTGACACGGTGTCGCTGCTCCCGCGCGACCTTGGTCCCGGGACGTCCACCACCCAGGCCAGCTCGGCGCTGACCTCCTCGGTGGGTATCACCTGGACGTCGGAATTGCTGACCGTGACCGGCACCGATCCGGCCGGACCCGTTAGCGTGCAACCGAATTCGTCGGTCACCTGGGGTGACGGTCTGACGCCGGCGGCCGGTGCGTCCGGGCCCACCGCGGCGGTGAGCCAGCCGACGACGTGGCCGGAGGCCCCGGCGGTGTCGATCGACGACCTCAAGGGCCAGCACGTGCAGGCCGGCCGGCTCACCGAATGGCTCAAACTCGCGCTCGATCAACCGGAGCTGCTGGAAAAGCTCGGCGCGAAGCCGAATCTGGGCGTCCTGGTCACCGGTCCGGCGGGGGTCGGCAAGGCGACCCTGGTGCGAGCGGTGTGCGCCGGGCGACGGTTGGTCGAGCTCGACGGGCCTGACACCGGGGCCCTGGCCGCGCAGGATCGGCAGCGCGCTGTTGCCGATGCGGTCGCCACCGTCACCAACGGCGGTGGCGTGCTGTTGATCACCGATATCGACGCGCTTCTGCCCGCCCCGGCCGAACCGGTGTCAGCGATGATCCTGACCGAGCTGCGCAAGGCGGTCGTCGCTCCCGGCGTCGTGCTGGTGGCCACCTCCCAGCAGCCCGACGCGGCCGATCCGCGGCTGCGCGCACCGGATCTGTGTGACCGCGAGCTGGGCCTGAGCCTGCCCGACGGCGCCACCCGCAAGGCACTGCTGGAGGTGCTGCTGCGCGATGTGCCGGCCGGCAGTCTCACGCTGGATGAAATCGCCGATCGCACGCCAGGATTCGTTCGTGCCGACCTGGCCGCCCTGGTCCGGGAGGCCGCCCTTCGGGCCGCCGCCCGCGCCAGTGAGGACGGCAAGCCGCCTGCGCTCACCCAGGACGATCTCACCGGCGCGCTGAGCGTGATCCGGCCGCTCTCGCGCTCGGCCACCGAGGAGGTGTCCGTCGGATCGGTGACGCTCGACGATGTAGGCGACATGGTCGAGGTCAAGCAGGCGCTGACCGAGGCGGTGCTGTGGCCGCTGCAACATCCCGACACCTTCGCCCGCCTCGGCGTCGAGCCGCCCCGGGGTGTGCTGCTCTACGGCCCGCCCGGCTGCGGCAAGACATTCGTGGTGCGCGCACTGGCCAGTTCCGGCCGGCTGTCTGTGCACGCGGTGAAGGGCGCCGAGCTGATGGACAAATGGGTCGGTTCCTCGGAGAAGGCCGTGCGCGAATTGTTCCGTCGGGCAAGGGATTCCGCGCCATCACTGGTCTTTCTCGACGAGATCGACGCACTGGCGCCGCGGCGTGGACAAAGCTTCGATTCCGGTGTCACCGACCGGGTGGTGGCCGCGCTGCTGACCGAGCTCGACGGTATCGAGCCGCTGCGCGACGTCGTCGTGCTCGGCGCCACCAACCGGCCGGATCTGATCGACCCGGCACTGCTGCGCCCCGGCCGGCTGGAGAAGCTGGTGTTCGTCGAGCCGCCCGACGCCGACGCACGCCGCGAAATCCTGCGCACTGCAGGCAAATCCGTGCCGTTGTCGTCCGACGTCGACCTCGACGCGCTGGCCGGCGAACTGGACGGATACAGCGCGGCGGACTGCGTGGCACTGCTGCGCGAGGCGGCCCTGACCGCGATGCGCCGCTCGATCGACGCCGCCGACGTCACCGCTGCCGATGTGGCCAGGGCCCGCGAGACGGTGCGGCCGTCATTGGATGCGGCGCAGGTGGAGTCGCTGCGGGAGTTTTCCGAACGGTGA
- a CDS encoding SRPBCC family protein → MAEQDRIVSATRRISAPAARIFELIADPARQPEWDGNDNLAQAAQGQRVRAVGDVFTTTLTQGADRENHVVEFDEGRLIAWRPAPPGGAQPGHLWRWQLDAADDGTTVVTHTYDWTELTDPERLPRARATTADKLAASVDRLAALAEQA, encoded by the coding sequence ATGGCTGAGCAGGACAGAATCGTCAGTGCCACCCGACGGATTTCCGCACCCGCCGCGAGGATCTTCGAATTGATCGCCGACCCGGCGCGCCAGCCGGAATGGGATGGCAACGACAACCTCGCCCAAGCGGCTCAGGGTCAACGGGTACGCGCCGTCGGCGACGTCTTCACCACGACCCTCACCCAGGGCGCGGACCGGGAGAACCACGTCGTCGAGTTCGACGAGGGCCGGCTGATCGCCTGGCGGCCCGCGCCCCCTGGCGGGGCCCAACCGGGCCACCTCTGGCGCTGGCAACTCGACGCCGCCGACGACGGCACCACCGTCGTCACGCATACCTATGACTGGACCGAGTTGACCGACCCGGAACGTCTGCCCCGAGCGCGCGCCACCACTGCGGACAAACTGGCGGCCTCGGTCGACCGGCTCGCCGCGTTAGCCGAACAGGCCTAG
- a CDS encoding DUF1707 domain-containing protein, protein MTTTVARVGDRDRENTAELLSHALAKGYIDLAEYDTRVQAAFAAQNAEEIRRVLADLPVDHLRRSDPRRVAARKQAARVSLRLHAAGYLAMVTIVVAVWSAVALTTGETAYFWPVWPILGGAIGLLGHVLPVRTFCR, encoded by the coding sequence ATGACCACTACCGTCGCCCGGGTCGGAGACCGCGACCGGGAGAACACCGCTGAGCTGCTGTCCCATGCTCTCGCCAAGGGTTACATCGACCTCGCCGAGTACGACACCCGTGTCCAGGCGGCGTTCGCCGCGCAGAACGCCGAGGAAATACGCCGAGTCCTCGCCGACCTTCCCGTCGACCACCTGCGACGTAGCGACCCCCGCCGCGTGGCCGCCCGCAAGCAGGCCGCTCGAGTCTCGCTGCGGCTGCACGCTGCCGGATATCTGGCGATGGTCACGATCGTCGTGGCGGTCTGGTCGGCGGTGGCCCTCACTACCGGCGAGACCGCGTACTTCTGGCCGGTGTGGCCGATACTGGGCGGCGCGATCGGCTTGCTGGGCCACGTGCTTCCGGTGCGGACTTTCTGCCGGTAG
- a CDS encoding TetR/AcrR family transcriptional regulator codes for MAPPRKHETDVILDAARGLVLAEGPRAASVAAIAKASGAPVGTLYHRFGNRDAVVTAVWLRALTRFQSRAMAAAGSDPLEVAVAMALAALEFATECNEDARVLLAIRPGDLRDAQPDPEFTATLTAMNAPLTDRVAELARQLYGRDDARAVDAVTRAVVDLPYAVVRRHAHDEGMPTWARADLSAAVRALLSARLPEDGA; via the coding sequence GTGGCACCCCCGCGGAAGCACGAAACCGACGTCATCCTGGATGCGGCGCGCGGCCTGGTCCTCGCGGAGGGGCCTCGCGCGGCGAGCGTCGCGGCCATCGCCAAAGCCAGCGGTGCCCCGGTGGGCACGCTGTACCACCGGTTCGGCAATCGCGACGCGGTGGTCACGGCGGTGTGGCTGCGCGCCCTCACCCGCTTCCAGTCCCGGGCGATGGCTGCGGCCGGGTCGGATCCGCTGGAGGTTGCGGTTGCGATGGCCCTGGCTGCGCTCGAATTCGCGACGGAATGCAACGAGGACGCGCGCGTGCTGTTGGCGATCCGGCCCGGCGATCTCCGCGACGCCCAGCCGGACCCGGAATTCACGGCGACGCTGACGGCGATGAACGCGCCCCTGACCGACCGGGTGGCTGAGCTGGCTCGCCAGCTTTACGGTCGCGATGACGCCCGCGCTGTCGACGCCGTCACCCGGGCGGTCGTCGACCTGCCCTACGCGGTGGTGCGGCGACACGCGCACGACGAGGGGATGCCGACGTGGGCGCGGGCCGATCTGTCGGCGGCTGTTCGGGCTCTGTTGAGTGCCCGCTTGCCCGAGGATGGCGCCTAG